The following proteins are co-located in the Seriola aureovittata isolate HTS-2021-v1 ecotype China chromosome 7, ASM2101889v1, whole genome shotgun sequence genome:
- the gpatch3 gene encoding G patch domain-containing protein 3 — MADSEGLTPVYFAISNIPVAFHSADLRNYFSQFIESGGFQCFHYRHRPEVLRESEGPVNTVCGDSEESGSLSSETDQVTKNSSVKRQAVRSCCCIVSVHGKEADRFFRMYTGNHWIDSKGTWLSRRCVIKRVKVTTDKDDGSFPYKTKYEQRHRVSLTERFTEADLKSLSELNPPALMQNGNVGTPVKVFLQLIQSCRLPPRLIRKLGLTFPKTSSNRRYGNVPFQYQDTWTLPATEETVLTAAGHEISGPGILAAPPSGSKQLADSTETTETDERQKEEDEDAQSNADDDDDWCEEWERHEALHDDVTSQERSKERLYEEEIELKWEKGGSGLVFYTDAQYWQEEEGDFDEQTADDWDVDMSVYYDKDGGDMDARDYVRMRYEKRLREGHENGSGSSQSIGSFERFTKGVGRRVMEKQGWRDGEGLGSSQIGIPEALENEGQHPNCKRGFGYHGRKLVLHPVKKAKTDFHITTVYDKPKDIDGGDTLLRRQPNTSMKYRGWQPGGSIGPRR; from the exons ATGGCGGACTCTGAAGGGCTAACTCCTGTGTATTTTGCAATTAGCAACATTCCTGTGGCCTTTCACTCAGCAGACCTGAGGAACTATTTCAGTCAGTTCATAGAAAGCGGCgggtttcagtgttttcactaCCGTCATCGGCCGGAGGTTCTCAGAGAGTCCGAGGGCCCggtaaacacagtgtgtggGGACAGCGAGGAGTCCGGCTCCCTTTCATCGGAGACCGATCAGGTCACAAAAAACAGCTCGGTGAAGAGGCAGGCGGTGAGGTCGTGCTGTTGTATCGTCTCGGTTCACGGTAAAGAAGCTGACAGGTTCTTCAGGATGTACACGGGGAATCACTGGATTGACTCGAAGGGGACCTGGCTGTCCAGGCGGTGTGTTATCAAGAGAGTCAAAGTCACAACTGACAAAG ATGATGGATCCTTCCCTTATAAAACAAAGTATGAGCAGCGGCACCGTGTTTCGTTAACAGAGCGTTTCACAGAGGCTGATCTCAAAAGCTTATCCGAGCTGAATCCACCCGCTCTGATGCAGAATGGGAATGTGGGCACACCAGTGAAAGTGTTCCTCCAGCTCATCCAATCCTGCCGACTGCCTCCTCGCCTCATCCGGAAGTTGGGCCTCACTTTCCCCAAGACCAGCTCGAACCGCCGTTACGGCAATGTACCTTTCCAGTATCAAGACACTTGGACACTTCCAGCCACAGAGGAGACTGTATTAACAGCTGCTGGACATGAAATATCAGGACCCGGCATTTTGGCTGCTCCACCCTCTGGTTCAAAGCAGCTGGCTGATagcacagaaacaacagagactGATGAGCGGCAgaaagaggaggacgaggacgcACAGTCAAATGCAGATGAT GATGATGACTGGTGTGAGGAGTGGGAGCGCCACGAGGCTTTACACGATGATGTAACGAGCCAGGAACGAAGCAAAGAGAGGCTGTATGAAGAGGAGATAGAGTTGAAGTGGGAAAAGGGCGGCTCAGGCCTGGTGTTCTACACTGACGCCCAGTACTggcaggaggaagaaggag ATTTTGATGAACAAACAGCGGACGACTGGGATGTTGACATGAGCGTTTACTATGATAAAG ATGGAGGTGACATGGATGCCCGTGACTACGTCCGAATGCGGTATGAAAAGAGGCTGAGGGAGGGTCATGAAAATGGATCTGGATCCAGTCAATCTATTGGCAGCTTTGAGAGGTTCACTAAG GGTGTTGGCCGTCGTGTGATGGAGAAGCAAGGGTGGAGGGATGGCGAAGGGTTGGGGAGCAGTCAAATTGGCATCCCTGAAGCCTTGGAGAATGAGGGCCAACATCCTAACTGCAAAAGGGGGTTTGG TTATCATGGAAGGAAACTGGTCTTGCATCCTGTGAAAAAGGCCAAAACAGATTTCCATATAACTACAGTATATGATAAACCCAAGGATATAGATGGAGGTGACACCTTGCTGAGACGCCAACCAAACACCAGTATGAAGTACAGAGGCTGGCAGCCAGGTGGCAGCATTGGACCACGGAGATGA
- the gpn2 gene encoding GPN-loop GTPase 2, producing the protein MSSQTGATPPLRFGQVVIGPPGSGKTTYCQGMQEFLTHLGRKVVVVNMDPANEGLPYSCDINISELVTLDDVMEGLKLGPNGGLLYCMEYVEANLDWLQNKMKRHSDCYFLFDCPGQVELYTHQNSVKNIFSQLAKWNFRLTAVHLVDSHYCADPAKFISVLCTSLSTMLHVELPHVNILSKMDLIEQYGKLAFNLDFYTEVMDLTYLLDHLAADPFFKKFRHLNEKLAEVIQDYGLVSFVPLNVQDKESMIQVLRAVDKANGYCFGDLEERNLQAMMSAAVGADFQFDSTLGVEERYVETSGKTVEEEMMDL; encoded by the exons ATGTCCAGCCAGACAGGAGCAACCCCCCCCCTACGTTTCGGCCAGGTGGTCATTGGACCCCCAGGTTCGGGTAAAACCACTTACTGCCAAGGAATGCAGGAGTTCCTGACTCACCTGGGACGGAAGGTGGTTGTGGTGAACATGGACCCTGCAAACGAAGGACTACCTTATTCCTGTGATATAAATATCTCAGAGCTGGTCACTCTGGACGATGTCATGGAAGGCTTGAAGCTTGGACCCAACGGCGGGCTCCTCTACTGTATGGAGTATGTTGAAGCAAATCTGGACTGGTTACAGAACAAGATGAAACGGCACAGTGACTGTTACTTCTTGTTTGACTGTCCTGGACAGGTGGAGCTCTACACCCACCAAAATTCAGTGAAGAATATATTCTCACAGTTGGCCAAGTGGAATTTCAGG CTAACAGCAGTGCACCTTGTGGACTCTCATTACTGTGCTGACCCAGCCAAGTTCATCTCTGTGCTGTGTACCTCCCTGTCCACCATGTTGCACGTGGAGCTGCCCCACGTCAACATCCTCTCCAAGATGGACTTGATTGAGCAGTATGGCAAACTGG CCTTCAACCTTGACTTCTACACAGAGGTTATGGATCTGACCTATCTTCTTGATCACCTGGCTGCAGAtcctttctttaaaaaattccGCCATCTAAATGAAAAGTTGGCAGAGGTCATACAAGATTACGGCCTCGTCTCCTTTGTGCCTCTCAATGTACAG gACAAAGAGAGCATGATTCAGGTCTTACGAGCAGTGGACAAGGCTAATGGCTACTGCTTTGGAGACCTGGAGGAGAGGAATCTGCAGGCCATGATGTCAGCTGCTGTGGGGGCAGACTTCCAGTTTGACTC TACTCTTGGAGTAGAAGAAAGGTATGTTGAAACCAgtggaaagactgtggaggaagaaaTGATGGACCTGTAA